One Ricinus communis isolate WT05 ecotype wild-type chromosome 7, ASM1957865v1, whole genome shotgun sequence genomic region harbors:
- the LOC8262795 gene encoding probable indole-3-pyruvate monooxygenase YUCCA5 codes for MENLFRLADHEDFFSRRCIWVNGPVIVGAGPSGLATAACLREQGVPFVVLEREECIASLWQKRTYDRLKLHLPKQFCQLPKLPFPEDFPEYPTKKQFIEYLESYAKTFEINPKFNECVQSARYDETSGLWRVKTVSTSGTARTEVEYICRWLVVATGENAECVMPEIEGLNEFGGDVTHACSYKSGEKFHGKKVLVVGCGNSGMEVSLDLCNHNASPSMVVRSTVHVLPREIFGKSTFELAVLLMSWLPLWLVDKLMLFFAWIVLGNVEKYGLKRPSMGPLALKNSQGKTPVLDIGALEKIRSGDINVVPGIKRFSRGQVELVNGEILDIDSVILATGYRSNVPSWLQEGEFFSKNGFPKAPFPNGWKGNSGLYAVGFTRRGLSGASSDAMRIAQDIGNVWKQETKQQKKRTTACHRRCISQF; via the exons ATGGAGAACTTATTTCGCTTAGCTGACCACGAAGATTTCTTCTCTCGTCGTTGCATTTGGGTTAATGGTCCAGTGATCGTCGGTGCTGGGCCTTCAGGGCTAGCTACAGCAGCTTGCCTCAGAGAACAGGGAGTACCCTTTGTTGTCCTCGAAAGGGAAGAATGTATAGCTTCTTTATGGCAGAAACGTACCTATGACAGGCTGAAACTTCACCTTCCTAAACAATTCTGTCAGCTCCCAAAACTCCCATTTCCTGAAGATTTCCCCGAGTATCCTACAAAGAAACAGTTCATTGAATACTTGGAATCATATGCTAAGACCTTTGAGATCAACCCAAAATTCAATGAGTGTGTACAATCAGCTAGGTACGATGAGACTAGTGGCTTGTGGAGGGTCAAGACTGTTTCCACAAGTGGCACTGCTCGTACTGAGGTTGAGTACATTTGCAGGTGGCTAGTAGTGGCTACCGGTGAGAATGCAGAGTGCGTAATGCCTGAAATTGAAGGATTGAATGAGTTTGGCGGTGATGTTACTCATGCTTGTTCATATAAATCTGGTGAGAAATTCCATGGCAAGAAAGTGCTAGTCGTAGGCTGTGGCAATTCTGGCATGGAAGTTTCTCTTGATCTCTGCAACCACAATGCCTCTCCGTCAATGGTTGTCAGAAGCACA GTACATGTACTGCCTAGAGAAATATTTGGCAAATCAACATTCGAATTGGCTGTCCTGTTGATGAGTTGGCTGCCTCTTTGGCTAGTTGATAAGCTCATGTTGTTTTTCGCATGGATAGTGCTAGGAAATGTTGAAAAATATGGCCTGAAAAGGCCATCCATGGGTCCTTTGGCACTTAAGAACTCCCAGGGAAAGACCCCTGTATTGGACATTGGTGCATTGGAGAAGATCAGATCTGGAGACATTAATGTTGTTCCTGGAATCAAGAGGTTTTCACGTGGACAAGTTGAGCTTGTTAATGGTGAAATTCTTGATATTGACTCAGTTATTTTGGCAACTGGATACCGCAGCAATGTCCCTTCTTGGCTTCAG GAAGGTGAATTCTTCTCCAAGAATGGCTTCCCAAAAGCACCATTCCCAAATGGCTGGAAAGGAAATTCTGGGCTCTATGCAGTTGGGTTCACAAGGAGAGGGCTATCTGGTGCATCTTCAGATGCCATGAGAATAGCACAAGATATTGGCAATGTCTGGAAACAAGAAACTAagcaacaaaagaagagaacaaCAGCTTGCCATAGACGTTGCATTTCACAGTTCTAA